The genomic interval AGCGGCGCACGATTGAGCGGGGGCGCGTGGGCCTCAGGTTGGTGCGGCGCGCCGCGCGGAATTGTGCTTCAAGGAGGCGCCATGCTGCCCATCGACGAGCTTTCCCAGAAGGTCTCCGCCGCGTTCGCGGACCGGACGAAACTCAAGGACCCGGACTTCGTGTCCGCCGTGCGCGAGACGGTGGCGCGCCTGGACTCCGGAGAGCTGCGCGTCGCGGAGAAAGGCCCGGACGGCTGGAAGGTCCACGCCTGGGTGAAGGAGGCCATCCTCCTGTTCTTCGCCGTGTCGGAGATGAAGGTGATGGAGGTGGGGCCCTTCGAGTTCCACGACAAGGTCCCTTTGAAGAAGGGCTTGGACAAGGCGGGGGTGCGCGTGGTGCCGCCGGGCACGGTGCGCTACGGCGCCTTCGTGGAGCGCGGCGCGGTGGTGATGCCGGGCTATGTGAACATCGGCGCGCGCGTGGGCTCGGGCACCATGGTGGACACGTGGGCCACGGTGGGCAGCTGCGCGCAGGTGGGCAGTGACGTCCACCTGTCCGGAGGCGTGGGTCTGGGGGGCGTGCTCGAGCCGCCCACCGCGTCGCCCGTCATCATCGAGGACCGCGCCTTCCTGGGCAGCCGCTGCATCGTCGTGGAGGGCGTGGTGGTGGAGGAGGAGGCGGTGCTGGGCGCCAACGTGGTGCTCACCGCGTCCACGCAAATCATCGACGTCACCGGCCCCGAGGAGCGCATCTACAAGGGCCGCGTCCCGGCGCGCAGCGTGGTGATTCCGGGCATGCGGGAGAAGCAGTTCCCCGCGGGGAAGTACATGGTCCCCTGCGCGCTCATCATCGGTCAGCGGACACAGTCGACGGACAAGAAGACGAGCCTCAACTCGGCCCTGCGCGACTTCGCCGTCCCCGTGTAGCGCCGGGGAAATCCAGAGCGGTGGAGCCTTCCGTAGAGGGAGTGTGACGGGTCCGATGATGGCGCACCTCGACGACATCCTGGCCGAGTGGGTCCTGGAGACCCTGGAGCCCTCCGCTCGGGAGGCCGCCGCGCGGCACCTGGCGGAGTGCTCGCGCTGCCGGGCGGATGTCGAGCGGCTATCACGGGTGCGTGACGCCCTGCCGGCGTGGGTGTCTCCCGTCGAGCCCCCCGCCTCCGTGCTGCGGGGGCTGATGGAGCGCATGGAGGGGCCTGGGCGCTTCGAGCGGTTCGCGGACCGCGTGGCCGCGTTCTTCGATGTGTCGCGCGAGCACGCGGTGCGGGTGTTGGAGTCGTTGGGGGATGCGTCGCGGTGGATGCCGGGGCCAGTGGAGGGCTCGGAGTTGTTCCCGGTGGAGCCGGGGCCCGCACGCGAGGGGATGATGGCGGCGGTGCTACGACTTCACCCGGGGGTGCCCTATCCGCGGCACACGCACCTGGGACGCGAGCTGAACCTGGTGTTGGAGGGGGGCCTTCGCGAGGACTCCGGGCACGAGGTCTGGCCGGGCGAGGAGCTGGCGAAGACGGAGGGCAGCGCCCACGGCTTCGCCGCGCTGGATGGCCCCGCGTGTCTGTGCGCGGTGTTGCTGGAGGGTGGCACGGAGTTCGAGGAGGCCCTCGCTTCGCCGCCGTGAGCTGACGTAGGCTTCGAGACATCTGGCGCCCCTACTTCGTCCATGAGCCCTTGCTGGCAATGCCAGCGGGGCGGGGCGCCGACTTTTCTTCCCGGCTTGGGAGGGGACATGCCTCGGGTGCTGGATGACGTCGTGGGGGCGCTGGAGCACGACGGCGCATCCACACACGAAGGGGCCGCCGCCTTCGACCTGTCCCAGACGGACCCGCTGACGCACCTGACCTTCACCAAGGGCTCGGCGCTGCTGGAGGAGACGTTCTACCGGACGCAGGTGGAGGAGATTCGCGACTACGCCTCCGCGCTGCTCGGCGCCGAGAGGCACGAGCGCGGCTTCGGCTGGAAGTTCGCCGCGTACATGCGGGACCCGGTGAAGGGGAAGGGCAATCGCATTCAGGGGAGCGTCGCGCCGGCCATCCTCGCGGCGGCGGACCCGGAGGGCCCGTTCACGGAGGAGTACACGTTCCGCTGTCTGCGCCACCGCGCGGACGACGTCGCGTTGTTCGTCACGCACTTCGAGAACCTGGGGTTGGGCGAGGTGCCGGTGGCCGCGCGCAAGGGCATGGCGCGGGCCCTGGCGGAGATGGACGAGTACCAGGTGCTCAAGTACTCGCGGCGGCAGTTCCCGCTGCTGCGGCGCCGGAAGAATGGCCAGCGCGCGAGCCTGCGGCTGGTGGATGCGATGGGCGTGGCGAAGGCGCATCTGGATGAGCGCACGCTGAAGCTCTATCGCTACCTGCATGCACCGACGCGTGAGCGCGCGGGCTTGACGCAGGGCCTGGCGCTGCTCGAGGCGCGGCGCGCGTACTTCGGCGGTGACGCGAGCGTGGAGAACTTCGTGAAGGGGCGCCTGTCCACGGAGCAGGCGCTGTCCTTCATGGGCTCGACGGCGGAGACGTGGCGGCGCGTGCTGGACGTGCCCGGCCTGCTG from Myxococcus stipitatus carries:
- a CDS encoding 2,3,4,5-tetrahydropyridine-2,6-dicarboxylate N-succinyltransferase, with product MLPIDELSQKVSAAFADRTKLKDPDFVSAVRETVARLDSGELRVAEKGPDGWKVHAWVKEAILLFFAVSEMKVMEVGPFEFHDKVPLKKGLDKAGVRVVPPGTVRYGAFVERGAVVMPGYVNIGARVGSGTMVDTWATVGSCAQVGSDVHLSGGVGLGGVLEPPTASPVIIEDRAFLGSRCIVVEGVVVEEEAVLGANVVLTASTQIIDVTGPEERIYKGRVPARSVVIPGMREKQFPAGKYMVPCALIIGQRTQSTDKKTSLNSALRDFAVPV
- a CDS encoding cupin domain-containing protein; the encoded protein is MMAHLDDILAEWVLETLEPSAREAAARHLAECSRCRADVERLSRVRDALPAWVSPVEPPASVLRGLMERMEGPGRFERFADRVAAFFDVSREHAVRVLESLGDASRWMPGPVEGSELFPVEPGPAREGMMAAVLRLHPGVPYPRHTHLGRELNLVLEGGLREDSGHEVWPGEELAKTEGSAHGFAALDGPACLCAVLLEGGTEFEEALASPP